AAGAAATCGGAACTTAAGTCTCGAAAAGATGATAGCctttttaaaacaagaaatttCTACGcgagattttaaatatgtaattatttattattgatttataaaaatgtttgatacaatataaagaaatttatctcAAAATTACGATtggttttatttcttatttaataatttttaagagtatataattatatgttttttcccctttttagaaaataatttataatattcttgaaaatttttaatactaataagagattttattcattactaaaatattcgttttttatttatcgattttttaaatatttcattttgtttgtagtaaaatttttaccccGACACAAAACttttagaatataaatttaaaaaaatattacatttaatcaagaaaatttagaGTAATATTTACTCCAATTTATCTTGACAAATctcgtaaaaaatttgtaaacataaGACAAAAAATAGAGATATGTCAAGTTAAATTggtgtgtaaatattattctatttaacttgacaaatctctattttttatttcttttatgttACTTTAAACTTGatcaaaattaacatttttcaaatctacacacgcacacacacacacacacacacacacacacacacacacacacacacacacacacacacacacacacacacacacacacacacacacacacacacacacacacacacacacacatccaaatacatatatgtttcaaaatattaactttatatacatttttaatgtgtTAATGTATCAGTAtctctaaatattaataatattcacgAAATTAACGAGAAATAATTTGCTTGGCATATTAACATTTCATATTGACATTTCTCCGATAAGAATGTCATTCGTGTACATGAGCAGATTAGCAATAAAGCTCGATCTCTCACCGTTCTTGTTGAAAGTATCGTGAATGATGCGATAAATTGAAGTGCATGACGGAAAATATTGACGGAAGGCGAGCTTTTTCTCATTCATCGCAAACGGGAGGAGTGCGAATCTGTCGTCAGATTCTGTTGACATTTGCAGTGGTTTCGAAGTCGCAAAAGTAAATGCGACGCGCAAGTGTCATACGTCTGTGACTCAACCAACTGACGGCGAAGGTCGCAACGTGTCCATCCACTGGTCATTGGTAAATCGCAAACTCGTAAGTACGATATACCGAATGACCGAGAGCGGGGATGGGTGTCCACAAAAAGGGCGTGCAGATGCAGTCGGAGAAACGTTACTTAGCGTCCACCATAACATCGAAGAATACACCTATAGCGaaccgcgccgcgcgcgcgattagAACAACACCCGGAATAATTGTCGCGAAATGTGTCATCTGTTACCTGGGGATGCAATTCGGTGGAGTACGATCCACTTCCCAGGTGGCGAACAGCTTCATAGGGACGGGCCGGGTGGCCGGGGCCGTCACCTTCGTCCGTTCCGCCATTTTTGGCCCTGGCGGCGGACGGCCCACGAACACACGAGACGCAACACCTACGTTTCACTGTATCCCACCGATCTCGCGGCTCGCAGACGACTATCAATGACCGTGAAGAACGCGCGGCGCGCGGCTCAACCCTCGCTCAGCGCGAGCGCGGGAGGCTTCGCCCTCTTCGCCGTGGCGCCACGTTCGCCCGTGCCCCGCTGGCGCTGAATCATCGAGAAACGTGTCGCGACATCTCGCAACTTTTCGTAAGATTAATTATAGAGAAACagatttttcaaatatcaCTCGATAGGaagttatctaaaaaaatttttagatatgtcatgtatcaaaatttattaattatatagatgTATTCATATTGCTTAAACTCTCCAAAAAATTTAGCACTTAAAATGAGATGAGTGTGGATAAGTGTACATTCGGGTGtccaaaaaaattgatattcactagagaaaaaaattccttGTCAAATGATAGAGACGACTTGGCACATTATACACACATCTAAATGATAATGTAATCGTATATgagattttattacaaaaaatgtacagGTGACATTAGTaaccaaataataaatatacacattttcttttctttttttcctctcgctGTTTTATAAACTTTGTGTGCTTATTACTTAAACTAGATAATATGACAACCACCACATTAGAAGAGGTTGCACACAAGCCAAGGACAATATGAAGTAAAGCCGCCTTTTATTACCAGAGGCCGTGTACGAATGGCCTTGTGGAATGACTCTTAATTTTAGAGATCGCATTAGAAAGATACCTAAGGAAACACTGAAGTACAGTAGCATCACAAAGTAGCCAAATTTCCGAAATAGCAATGATATCAATAGAGACGCATTAATACCAACGTATTTATAACCGCAGTATGCCAGCAAGTCTAATGTTGCTAGACTCGTTTGGAGATTCATTACGTACAAACTCACGGTATGAACGACCAATTCGAACACACCCCAAGCGAGAGCGGAGCTAGCTAATATACCTAGTTGTTCGTGAGTGAAACGTCCCTGCATGCCTAAAACTAATCCTGCCGTAGCAACGTATGTGAAAAACGCCATTGTTGGAATATACATATCTGGTGCGTTAATCTCATAACGCGGTTGCAATGGTACATCTTGTTCATATTTCACAGACCAATCCTGTAAGAAGGAATTATCATTGAATTTGCGTATTTCATATCACCTTGGATTAATCGAGACGTCTTTTCTTTTGctctttaaaaatgtatttctacATAAAGCACATtgataataaaacgttttttaaaaaatgttttctataaaACTTACCTTATGTGAAAATGGGAAGAACAACAACATTAATTTAGCGAAGACGTAATTAGTATTTACAGCAAAGTAATACTTCAATGCTGTAACTGGCACaaacttttcaaaatgttGTTTTCCAGTACCAACCAACGCATTTCCATATTGTACAGCCATATCTGTGACAACTGGCTGAGCCAAAAATTGGGTTGCAAATTGTGGATTCATAAACGTAGTCTCTGATCCCCCTCGGTTATCGCCGGGTGGATAATTTGTCATCTGCGGATTGATTCCATAGTGGGGTCCCTGTCCAGGAATATTGAAGCCATATTCTGAGTTATTCGAACCATTATTCATGGGTACCTAGAATTAAgttgataataaatacaaaaaatctaatataataaattccgatttgataaatatataaaaatataagcagAAATAATTGATGCAAACTTTTactaatagaataataattctgTGTTTAATCTATCTTGTAAACAAGACTATAAAAAggaataattatacatttcataaaatttacctgttgattatacatatatggatTCTGTGCCATCGGAGGAATTGGTGCAGATAAACCAGCCGATGGATCTAATAATCTCTTTGGTTTTCCTGTCGataaacaatttatctttatataatatgaaaataacaaaattagcTTAATCATGTCATTTAACAAtggcaataaaattaacattccTCATTATATTAGATtggataataacaaaattaacaatcaGATTCACATGCTATTTGAAATATAGGGAAATAtgtgcaaatatataaatatagcatatttttttgctctttgcaaaatttttgataCTTTCAAtcgaaaagaattatttttccttaattATATGCTTATTTCGTTTTCGTTGAATGCAGAATAATAACATAGTGCAACTGCAAAGAATAGATCTATCACAATAACTCGTTATTACATGACTTTACTCGTAAGAATGATTCCTGTAAGCTGTAGGTTTGCTATGTCAGTTTTATGAATAacattatatgaataaatgaagGGGAAAACACGGAACACATGGAAAACAGAGGACAAGTTTACATCAGGCGTTCGTAGGTTACACTTACCTCGGCGTGCGTTCGAATGATTGTAATTCATACTTGTACAATTTATCTCACGTTTCAGATACTCCCTTATCGGCTACGCAGCCCAGTAAACTAAGGTTTTGCTCGTACGGACTCCGATTATGTACTCTTAAATGATGAAATCACAAAAACAACTTGTACTACACCACGTCGCCATGTTCTACTTTTTTTGTCTGATTGGTGTGATTATGAAGACTAGAACCAGTGTTGCCAACGCGTTTTAAGTCTTTCCTACAGGGACACGTCTGAAATCCTACACGCAAGTGTCAAATcctactataattttaatctatatgcaaaaacgttttaataatttaattaattaaaaatagttgttaaaatgtataaataaatataatatatatataacatttataatatatttattgtaatattttatataatgaatataggattttatcaataaataatataattttatttaatatattatttattaaaatttcagaaatataaaatttttgtattgcgCATTACAAAGATTGCACATAATCTAAACCGTAATCTGAATCATATGGAtccaaattttctttaaacggAGATTGCAAAagatcattatttaataatctctgTTGGTAATCTTTATTTGAAGTGCTAGAAGTTTGTGGAACatcatcaaaaaatttattttgtttcgtGTATGTTGCCATAGTTCCTACTTGATGAAGAACTGAAGACGGAAATTGATATTCAAAACAACACTTATTTATTCTTCGAAGTCCTGCTCGTGTGATCAGAATATTGTTAACTGTATCTTGATGGAGACGATTCCGCAAAggagttttaattattttcatttgacTAAATGCTCTTTCTACCTCTCCATTAGACCATGGTAATACGAGGCATTTTAATGCTAAATCCACAAGTTCCTTAAATGGATTTTTGCCAGATGCATCTCGATATTCTTGCACTTCAGTccaaaaagaaattgtagTTGTTGTATTTTGCCATTGAATAAAAGAGAGCTTTGACCattgataatcaatttttgttatatcatCTTTTGTTTCGTTCATTAACTTTGCGAGAGGAATCACAGATGGTTTTATAGCGCGTAGAGAGTTTTcaggagagagaagagaaatattGAGAAGAATGTCTATGTTATCTGGAAGACGTTGTTGAAGTTGACTAACTAATGCAACCACAAAATCTATGCATCTAGTTCTAATTAGTATTTCATCgtcaattgttaataaattatttgttctgGCTTCCTTCATTTTTTCTTCGAATTTATAACCAAGATATGGATGCGGATGAAGATaatcttttacattaatttttaaaagatcttCTTTACATCCAGTTATAACGATTCGTTGGGCAAGTCCTTTAATAAGAACagttaaatcatttaaaagttttaccgGATCCCCATTATTGGTTTGAAATGCCTTGTTAACAGACTCGGTTTCATTTAATATTGGTtccaagaatataaaatataacttattacGAATATCcgtgtacatattatataggAGCTCTGCAGCATAACATTTGTCAGCAGTTCGtctcaaataaaaatgagtTTTGAGCTCCAACCATT
This sequence is a window from Monomorium pharaonis isolate MP-MQ-018 chromosome 3, ASM1337386v2, whole genome shotgun sequence. Protein-coding genes within it:
- the LOC118644756 gene encoding uncharacterized protein LOC118644756, with protein sequence MSKRKVPYTQKYRKEWESDPLLKDWIQETPTDKSTVSCKYCGCILKAHHALLVEHTKTSKHIKAAEPFSSHRQSKLKFDQASTYSLETATFELKMVLFVTCHCAIRCIDHLSALTKPISKTINNEIKLHRSKATAVLKNIIAPHFKSDLRLDIGDSFYSLLIDESTDIAVLKQLGICIIYFSVKRKNVISTFLKLESLEGGDARSIVKAIKVALTEYGLSVQKMRGLGTDNASVMIGVNNGVFRQLKEEIPHLLLIRCVCHSIQLAISNAVADTLPRNLEFLISETYNWFSRSTERREQYKILFKALNDGLEPLKILQVAATRWLSIANAVRRVLQQWLELKTHFYLRRTADKCYAAELLYNMYTDIRNKLYFIFLEPILNETESVNKAFQTNNGDPVKLLNDLTVLIKGLAQRIVITGCKEDLLKINVKDYLHPHPYLGYKFEEKMKEARTNNLLTIDDEILIRTRCIDFVVALVSQLQQRLPDNIDILLNISLLSPENSLRAIKPSVIPLAKLMNETKDDITKIDYQWSKLSFIQWQNTTTTISFWTEVQEYRDASGKNPFKELVDLALKCLVLPWSNGEVERAFSQMKIIKTPLRNRLHQDTVNNILITRAGLRRINKCCFEYQFPSSVLHQVGTMATYTKQNKFFDDVPQTSSTSNKDYQQRLLNNDLLQSPFKENLDPYDSDYGLDYVQSL
- the LOC105831329 gene encoding protein YIF1B-A encodes the protein MNYNHSNARRGKPKRLLDPSAGLSAPIPPMAQNPYMYNQQVPMNNGSNNSEYGFNIPGQGPHYGINPQMTNYPPGDNRGGSETTFMNPQFATQFLAQPVVTDMAVQYGNALVGTGKQHFEKFVPVTALKYYFAVNTNYVFAKLMLLFFPFSHKDWSVKYEQDVPLQPRYEINAPDMYIPTMAFFTYVATAGLVLGMQGRFTHEQLGILASSALAWGVFELVVHTVSLYVMNLQTSLATLDLLAYCGYKYVGINASLLISLLFRKFGYFVMLLYFSVSLGIFLMRSLKLRVIPQGHSYTASGNKRRLYFILSLACVQPLLMWWLSYYLV